In Candidatus Binatia bacterium, the DNA window GAACCAGCTGTACTCCCCAGAGCCCCAAGCGAACTCCTTGTTACTTGAGAGCACCCGATAGATTTTTTTTCCCTGCTTTTTCAATTGGTTATGTGATTCCCTGCTGATTTAATCGGTTAAGCGGGCACTTCGCGCTTGACGAATGCCTCGGGAGCACTAGGGTTGTCCGTGAACGTTTTGGACGTTTTGGGGACTAACTAGAGGGAGAATGAAATGATAAAGTTTTGGAAACACTCGTTGTTGGCGGTGGCTTTGGTCGTCGGTACTGTCGCTTGCGGAGACTCGACAAAGCCGGCGCCCGAGCCGAATATCGTCGAGGTCGCACGCGCAGCAGGCGACTTTACAGTTCTGGTCGGCGCCCTCGAGGCAACTGGTCTGGACGAGACTCTCTCCGGAGACGGCCCCTTCACCGTATTCGCGCCTACAGATAATGCGTTTGCACTTCTTCCCGAAGGCTTGGTTGGCTCCCTGTCCACATCGGAACTGTCCGGCCTTCTAGCCTACCACGTCGTGGCAGGTGCGGTTGATGCCGCGACCGTTGTGACGCTGACGGAAGCAACCTCCGTGGAAGGTAGCCCGATCTTTATTCAGGTAGAAAATGGTACCGTCGTTCTCGATGGCCGAGTTCAAGTGATCGTCACGGATATTCAAGCCTCCAACGGAATCATTCATGTCGTCGATGCCGTCATGGTGCCCGGGAATGCATTTCCCAGCACGATCGTTGGCACCCTGGCTGCCTCGCCTCGTTTCGCGGCCCTCGTGGACGCAGTAGTGGTGGGAGAACTCGCCGAAGCGCTGAGCAGCGACAATGGCGGGCTCGGATTCACCCTGTTCGCACCTACGAATGATGCTTTCGAGGCATTGGGACCCGTCGACCTCACGCTTGAGCAGCTTCAGGCAGTTCTACTCTATCATGCAGCAAGCGGAGAGGTTCCGGCGGAAGTCATCGTCACCCTCTCGTCGGTCGAGACCCTCGAAGGTAGCGACGTGAGCATTGAAGTCGAAGGCAATGCTGTGATCCTGAACGGTTCCGCCCGAGTCGAGTGGGTCAATCTTCAGACCACCAACGGCATCGTCCACGTGATCAGTGAAGTCCTGATTCCGTAAACACCTCGGCCTTGCCCCGCGGATGCCCGGATCGACGCCTGCGTCGAGTCCGGGCATCTCGTGGCCGGCGATTTCCGCAGACTCAAGCTAACCTCACCTGCCGAGGTCCCGATCAGTCGAGACGATGGCGGATCCAATACCCGGACTGTCGATTCCGTAATCCGGCAAACAACTCCGCCAGGACGATATGCTGCGGCGAAGACTCCCCGGCGGAACCGATTGCGCCACGGAATCGCGCGCCGCATCCAAGATCACTCGAGCAGCGGTCAAGCTCGAGGCCAAGATCCAAAGCAGGTGCAAAGACGCGGACGTTTCGGCCGCGTCCTTTGCTGCCGCCTGCGCCACTGCCGCGACCGTCGAGCAGCTGGTTGCGTGCACTCGCGAGGCTCACAGCAATGCCGTGATCGCGATGCTCCCGGACGTCGGCGATTTAAACCTCGTGGGCCAGAACGATGCCCAAAAGTGCCGCAAGACCGCCCGGGTCCGCTGGAATTGAGGCCGGGCGCCCGGCAAACGGAAGTGCTAACTGTCTACCAGTGCCGCCCACGAACAGACTTACGGGCAGGATCGGAAACGGAGAAAGGTCGTGAGCGAATCTGACAACGAGAGGACGTTCTCCTCTTTTGTGCACGGATACACGAAGCTCCCGGTGCGCGTGAAGCGACGCCGAGGCATCACCAACGGACCGACCTGATTTACGCTATGACCACGCTGACCCTGACTCGCCCGGACGATTGGCACCTTCATTTTCGGGATGGCGA includes these proteins:
- a CDS encoding fasciclin domain-containing protein; the encoded protein is MIKFWKHSLLAVALVVGTVACGDSTKPAPEPNIVEVARAAGDFTVLVGALEATGLDETLSGDGPFTVFAPTDNAFALLPEGLVGSLSTSELSGLLAYHVVAGAVDAATVVTLTEATSVEGSPIFIQVENGTVVLDGRVQVIVTDIQASNGIIHVVDAVMVPGNAFPSTIVGTLAASPRFAALVDAVVVGELAEALSSDNGGLGFTLFAPTNDAFEALGPVDLTLEQLQAVLLYHAASGEVPAEVIVTLSSVETLEGSDVSIEVEGNAVILNGSARVEWVNLQTTNGIVHVISEVLIP